The genome window TAAAAATAAATTTAAGAAATACCCAAAAAACAAAAAGATCATACTAATAGGGTCAAATCTAGATTAAGAATTTTTAATCTAAATAATAAAATCTAAAATCAAAAAAAATATTTTTTACATAAATTATCTTATTACTTTGTATCAAATTATAAAAGCATAATAAATAGAAAACTTATCAATTAAAGGCATACAAAAATGAATGTTTGAAAAAAGTATTAATGATTTAAGATAGTATAGGCTTGTAAGACAATTGCCATATAAATCAAAATAGTGTGGATCCTACTTTGTATAAATTAGAGAGATGCTTTCCATCAAGCAAGCTATGCAGTAATTGTCGCATTAAAAATACAACTCTAAAATTAAGTAAATACTAAGTAGATTTGATTTGTATTGGTTAGAACACTTTGCATGATAGAGATATAAATGCGGCTCTAAATCTTAAGGCTTATTATTATAAAATAATAAAAACTAAGACAGAAACTACCTGAAGCAAAACTTGTGGATAATGCTCTAATGGATGCCCGCTTCTTGTAGTAGAGTAAAACTTAAAAAGCCATCATGGGATGAAGAAAGAAGCTACATTCTATAATCTTGATTTAGAAATAGCAGTTCACTATTACTATTTGCAACCATCAATTATTAAAAATAAAAGTGTAATTGATTTTTACTCCAATTGTTTTTATATATACTTTTTTAAAAAAAAATATAATAATGACCATTTGAAATCATTATACTAGCTGGATAAATTTCCTTATTAAGAGTGTCAATATAATTAGCTTAAATTTTAAACAAATTTATTATTTATCCTCTTATAAAAACTTTTTATTTATAAAAACTCTAGTATATCTATTACTACAAATAGTAGTACAAAATATATTAAAACGATCATTTATTAAAAAAATTCATAAATTTAGCCTCATACGGGGCTTGTCTTAGCTTTTATTTCATATTCATGATCTTTTTTAAATTTTATTTTACCATATAATTCAAAATGCAATAAGGTTATTTATTTAAATCTATAAAAATTATAAATGCAAAACTTAACTGATTCTGCCACCAAGAAGGTTATTGGGGAGCAGATATTAAATGCGATTATTGTGGATGTTAATAAAGGTGATAATGGTGTGCTAATACTGGTGCAAATAATAATCCGATTGATACTAACTGATATTAGAAGTGTTGGTGTTGGTGGTGGTGGTGGTGGTGAAGCGGTTTGGTTATGCTGCTGTGCGAAAGGATGCCAACATTGAGATTACCATTATTTTGAGAGGAGATTGCTAAGGGTAAAAAGTTTGCTGTTCGGGGAAATGTGTAATGCTGAGAGGAGAATACCAACACAATGTTATAAAAAGTGCTGTTCGGGGGCTGTTAGAAATCATGGAAGGGGAGAAAAGAAACGTTGTTTTTCTTTCGGTAATGGTGCTGCTGGCTTTAATGCCATAAGTACCTCCATAAGATGGATTTTTTTAATTATTTGTGTTCTATTTCCTTTTTTAATTTCCATAAAAATTGGACCTCAGAAAGTAAATATATATACCCTTTAAAGGGTATATATTAAAATTATCTCGCTTTTAAGCTTTTCTGCTTCATTATATTTTTCTTGAATTTGATTATAAAGTGCAACCACATAAGATCCAAGCTTGGTTTTATCTGTTTTTATGGAATTTTTATTATTTTGATAATCTAATAAAAGATGTTTTGACATCTTTGAAACGATTGTTTTTATAGATAATAATTTTTCAAACAAATTTTTAAGTCTTTTTAAATTTGAAGTATCTAGTTTGCCTAGAGTATCTTTTTTAGAATATAAGTGAACAACCACATCATCAAGAGTACTTCCAAATAGATTAAATAGACTAAATATTTCTAGTACTTTTATTGACAGTATTCTAATTTCTGAAAATTTCTTTAATTCATTAGTTTCAATAGCGTTTAATAAAATACTATAAACATGCCTTCTATATCTAATAGATCTCTCGCTACTTGTATCAGATATCAATTCCCGCGGTGATTCTGCCCAATACATACTTCCGAAAACAGCCAACATTCCATATTGATCCGAAGGTTCTTCTTCCATTTTTTTTACATATTTTTCTCTATCTGCATTAGCTTTTTCTATTAAATTTATTAAATCATCAAGTAATTTATTTTTTATTCTTTTATCAGAATCTGCATTTTGATTTGAAATTATTCTCTTACTTGAAGTTCTTTTCTCATTTGTATTGGAATCTGGATTGCAAGCAGTTAATAAACAAACAAATATGCTTATAATCGTATAATATTTCATAAATATTCTCCTTATTTAAAATTTTACATTGTATTATTTTATATCCTGTAATATCATGTAATACAATATATTAAAATTGAATATATCAATCTAATATCAATATAATATGATTTTTAATAAATACAATTTAATTGTATATTTGATAAACAATAATGGTATGCAAATAGCAAAACACACTACCTTTTTTGAACCTAAATTCCACGAAATAAGATTTATTGTAGGTTTTGATTTTTTTTGGAGAAGTTGCAAACAGAAGTATAGTCACTGTAAAAAGGATTATTCCTAATCTTTTTAAATCCGTAAAACATCCCCAAAAATTCATCCTCTTCCCTTGTTGGAAATAGGGTAACGTATTTTTCTATTTGGTGAACAAATTTGTAAAAAAGACAAATACT of Borreliella garinii contains these proteins:
- a CDS encoding virulence associated lipoprotein, producing MKYYTIISIFVCLLTACNPDSNTNEKRTSSKRIISNQNADSDKRIKNKLLDDLINLIEKANADREKYVKKMEEEPSDQYGMLAVFGSMYWAESPRELISDTSSERSIRYRRHVYSILLNAIETNELKKFSEIRILSIKVLEIFSLFNLFGSTLDDVVVHLYSKKDTLGKLDTSNLKRLKNLFEKLLSIKTIVSKMSKHLLLDYQNNKNSIKTDKTKLGSYVVALYNQIQEKYNEAEKLKSEIILIYTL